One genomic window of Candidatus Auribacterota bacterium includes the following:
- a CDS encoding integration host factor subunit beta has product MTKRELAIRIASETKLPQQAVKEAIQKMLDYIIESLASGKSVELRNFGVFKVRTRKARLGRNPNKPEQEVRIPAKRVPDFKPGRIMRAKVERPL; this is encoded by the coding sequence ATGACAAAGCGAGAGCTGGCGATTAGAATCGCGAGTGAAACGAAATTGCCGCAGCAGGCGGTCAAGGAGGCCATTCAGAAGATGCTCGATTATATCATCGAGAGCCTGGCTTCAGGCAAGAGCGTTGAACTCAGAAATTTCGGTGTGTTCAAAGTGCGCACGAGGAAAGCCCGTTTGGGGCGAAATCCAAATAAACCGGAGCAGGAAGTCCGCATCCCTGCAAAGCGGGTCCCCGATTTTAAGCCGGGGAGAATTATGAGGGCTAAGGTAGAGAGGCCTTTATAA
- the hisS gene encoding histidine--tRNA ligase, whose translation MKIQRPRGTADILPDQARRWHFVEDVIRRVAALYNYREIRTPIFESTDLFVKSEGESTDIVSKQMYTFKDRAGRSLTLRPEMTPNVIRAYLEHSLNQKEKFIKLYYMGPIFRYEKPQSGRYRQHHQFGVEAIGSAEPALDAEVVEMMMHLYQKLGLAGLKAIINSVGCRKCRPGYNALLKSYLGTKLRELCADCRRRAEVNPLRVFDCKEPVCSAAIRQAPKVCDNLCDACRDHFRTFRDLLKESGIDYQVKPELVRGLDYYTRTAFEIVSENLGAQNAVGGGGRYDDLIESLGGPPTPAIGFGTGLERILMVMEDRGVAIPDEGALSVYLVVWEKEGMDAGRKLLRSLRMGGVAAEMDYGMSSLKSQLRRADRLGIPFVLLLGKDERARGKAKLRNMKTGEEREVALDSAAEAIRQLAGG comes from the coding sequence ATGAAAATACAGCGACCACGGGGAACAGCCGACATCCTCCCCGATCAGGCGAGACGATGGCATTTCGTCGAAGACGTCATTAGACGCGTCGCCGCGCTCTATAATTACAGGGAAATTAGAACACCGATTTTTGAGAGCACCGATCTTTTCGTCAAAAGCGAGGGGGAATCGACAGACATTGTGAGCAAACAGATGTACACATTCAAAGATCGGGCAGGCCGCAGCCTCACTCTTCGCCCGGAGATGACGCCAAACGTGATCAGGGCATATCTGGAACACTCTCTCAATCAGAAAGAAAAGTTTATCAAGCTCTACTACATGGGACCGATATTCCGCTACGAGAAGCCTCAGTCCGGACGTTATCGCCAACACCACCAGTTTGGCGTCGAGGCGATCGGGAGTGCAGAGCCGGCGCTGGACGCTGAGGTTGTTGAAATGATGATGCACCTTTATCAAAAGCTGGGGCTTGCTGGATTAAAGGCAATTATTAATAGTGTGGGCTGTAGAAAATGCCGGCCCGGCTACAATGCTTTGCTGAAAAGCTACCTCGGGACGAAGCTGAGAGAGTTGTGTGCCGACTGTCGCAGGCGTGCTGAAGTAAACCCTTTGAGGGTATTTGATTGCAAGGAGCCTGTGTGTTCGGCAGCTATTCGTCAAGCACCCAAGGTGTGTGATAACCTTTGCGACGCATGCCGCGATCACTTCCGTACATTCCGTGATCTTCTGAAGGAATCAGGAATAGATTATCAGGTGAAGCCGGAGCTTGTTCGAGGGCTCGACTACTACACGCGCACGGCGTTTGAAATAGTTTCTGAAAACCTTGGAGCGCAGAACGCCGTCGGCGGCGGGGGGCGCTATGATGATCTCATCGAATCACTCGGCGGCCCGCCCACACCGGCAATTGGCTTCGGCACAGGCCTGGAGCGGATACTCATGGTAATGGAAGATCGCGGGGTGGCGATCCCCGATGAAGGCGCGCTCAGCGTGTACCTCGTCGTGTGGGAGAAAGAGGGGATGGACGCCGGCAGGAAGCTCCTGCGGTCGCTGCGGATGGGGGGTGTGGCGGCTGAGATGGACTACGGCATGAGCAGCCTCAAGTCGCAGCTCCGGCGCGCGGACCGGCTGGGGATTCCCTTTGTGCTCCTTCTCGGGAAAGACGAGCGCGCGCGGGGAAAGGCAAAGCTCAGAAACATGAAGACGGGAGAAGAGCGCGAGGTCGCGCTGGACAGCGCGGCGGAAGCGATCAGGCAGCTGGCAGGCGGCTAA